The Christiangramia salexigens genome includes the window TTGGAAAAAACAAAGAGATATCAAATTCTTCAGCTAATTAATTACTAAATTTCAACTTTGATTAATCTCGCAATTAATTAAAACACAGAGCTAAAAAATTTGTTATAAATCCAGCTATAGCCAGACGGAAGAATGGAACTTACTTATTACATCTTAACAGGCATAATAGTCGTTTGTAGTTTACTGCCTTTTGTTACAGATCAACACTGGGCCTTTCGGGTATGGGAATTCGGAAGGATACAACTATTATTTCTTCAACTGGTCGTTCTGGGACTTGCGTTCTTATTAATTGAAGAGCAGGACGCCATCTTCTGGGTGCTACAGGCGTTGCTTATGGCTCTGATCATTTACAATATTATCATCCTTGTCCCATATACAACGCTTTATAAACGGAATAAAACTTCTGAAGTAAAGAAACATTCGAGATCCATTTCCATCTTATCTGCGAATGTGTATCAATTCAATACCAATTATCACGAATTGCTGGAGCTTATTGCTGAAGTAGATCCCGATGTGGTACTCACCATGGAATCCAATAAAGACTGGGAACAGGCTATGAAAGGTCTGGAACAGGATTATCCGAATTTTAAAAAGGTAGGTCTTGAGAATACCTACGGGATGCATTTCTATACCAGATTAAAAACAAGAAAATTAAAGGTAAATTACTTTACAGCTGATGACCTGCCCAGTATAGAAGCAGAACTGGAAACCGAAGGAGGCAGCAAATTCACCTTATTTGGAGTCCACCCTCCCCCCCCAAGTCCTACCGAAGAAGACAATTCCAAGGAAAGGGATGCCGAATTGCTTTCTGTGGCGAGGAAAGTTCAGGAAACCAAGGGACCTGTTGTGGTTGTTGGTGATTTTAATAATGTGGCCTGGGCCAAATCGTCCATCTTATTCAGAAAGACTTCAGAATTAATAGATCCCAGAATTGGAAGAGGTTTTGTTTCCACATTTCACGCCAGCTACCGTTTATTAAGATTTCCTATTGATCTGTTCTTTCATACCACCGATATTTTCATCGAGGAATTTAAGACTCTTCGACATATTAGCAGTGATCACTTACCGCTTTTCAGCAAGTTCTATATCAATTATTCAGAAGATATTCAGGAAGAAGAAATCGAAAGCCTGGAAGAAGGCCAACATGAGGAAGTGGATGAAATGATAGAAGAAGGCATCAAGGAAGAAAGCGACCGCCCGGAGATTGCCACCGAATAATTTCAGTAGAAATTAAATTTGCAGACTTCAGAAAATACCACGCTACAGGGCCTTATTTTTTAACCGTAAAAGTAAATGTTGCTCCTTCACCCTCTTTGGAGTCTACGGTGATCTTTCCGCCAAGTCTTTGAACGATCTTTTTCACAGTAGATAGTCCTATCCCATTTCCGCTTTTACCATAACGATCTCCCTGATCTAGAGTAGAAAACAGATTAAATATTTCAGTTTGTCTATCCTGCGGAATCCCAATTCCGTTATCCTTAACATAGAAGATATAATGGGTTGCAGATTCCCTATAGCCGAGGTCTATCTGTATCCTTTCCTTATCGTTATATTTAAAGCTATTGCTTAAAAGGTTGATGTAGATCTGTGTGAGTGCCGCCCGGTTACATATAATACTCTGATTTTCTTCAGGCAAATTGATCACACAATCCTGAGTAAGATTAAGAAGATCTATGATATGCTCCAGCAGTTCATGGATATCAAATTCTTCAGAGGTTTCATACAGGAGCTTGCCACTATCATAGTAATTAAGCACATCTGTAATATAATCGCTAAGTCTTAGTCCGGAATTCTTTAAATAATCCAGATGATCTATATCCTGCTGGTCCAGTTTAGGAGACAGGCGTTTTTTAAGAATATCTGCCGTAAGCACCATATTGGCCAATGGCATTTTAAGATCGTGAGAAACCAGACCTGCGAAATCCTTTAAAACCCGGTTATGATCATTAAGATCATCTTTTACGTTCTCAAGCAGTGCATTCTTATTTCTAAGATCTATTAAAACTTCCACCTGTTTCGCCAGTTTTTTAAGCATCTTTCGCTGAGAGGAAGAAATGCTACGTGGCTCTTCATCTATTACGCATAAGGTTCCCAGGGGCAAACCATCTGAATTTAGAATAGGCATCCCGGCATAGAATTTTATTCTATTCCCGCTATCAAGAGCCAGGGGATTTTCGCTGAATCGCTCATCTGTCGTAGCATCTTCCACAACGGTAAGCTCATGAGGTTTTAGAATTGCATGACTACAATAGGCCTTATTCCTTTCGGAATCGCAAAGTTTAGTTCCTATTTTAGATTTGAACCATTGCCTGTCGTCATCTACTAAAGTGATAAGTGAAACGGGAACATTACAGACCGAAGCGGCGAGTTCCACTATATTATCAAAGGTTTCTTCGGACTCAGTATCAAGAATTTCCAGCTCATGGAGGGCCTGAAGACGTTCCTTTTCATTAACGGGGGTATCTGGTATAATCATAAAATTAATACTAGCAAGGCGATAATTTTCCCAGAAAGAAAGTGTGCTAAAATTTAAAAAATGGGGCCTTATTGTGAATTGTAAAATTAAAAAACACATAATAACTCACTCACTCTAAAGCCTAAAATAATCATAAAACTTTGCAGGTACCATAGAATTCCACATATCACAGACGCCTAATAAACAGCATTTTAAAGGTTTCTATAAATTATAAGACTAATATTATGTTAATCAATATTTAGGAGGTCCTATTATCTCTAATTTCTCATTAGTTTAATGCTTCAATGTAACATCTTAAGCAACCAGATATGAATACTGCGAATAAGATCCTTATTGCCGGAGCGACCGGAGATCTGGGGTTGGAAATAGTAAAGCTCCTCCATGAAAAAGGCTATCGGCTAAGATTGATCACGAGATCTGAGGAAGGGGTTAGAAAACTATCTAAATACTCTGATGACATCTGGAAGGTAGATGCTGCAGAGAACCGCGAGGATCTTAAAGGAATAGGAGAAAACATAGATGTTTTCATTTCTGCATTGGGTAAGAGTTTAAGTCTTTTCAGGCCAAATAATGATGATTTTATAAAAAGTGATTTTATAGCGAACAAGAATATCCTAGACGCGATCAAAGACAGCGGAATAAGCAGGATATTGTATGTTTCCATAAAAGGCGCAGATACTGCCGAAGACTTTGAAATCGCAAAGGCACATAAATTGTTTGAAGAAGAAATTCAAGCCTCTGGGATATCGCATAGCATTGTGCGACCTGTGGGATTATATTCAGGACTGAATGATCTGGCGATAATGGCGAAAAGGCAGGTGATCCCAATAGTTGGAGATGGTAAGGCTGAGACCAACAGTATACATCACAGGGATCTGGCCAAATTGATCGTTGACTTAACGGATGAAGGGCCAGAAATCATCGAACCCGGAGGTCCGCTGATACATACACGACTGGAGATGGCTGAAATGCTTAAGGAAAAAATAGGTGGAAAGATCCTGCAGATCCCGGAGCCTATGGCCGAAATCGGGATGTTATTACCAGATTTCCTGGACAGTGAACTGGGAGACAAGCTGGACTATTATAAGTATGTTACCACTGTGGATATGATAGGTGAGAAAATTGGGACGATCACTTACCGAGAATACCTTGAAGAACTTGATATCAAAGAACTGCCTTAATGGAATATGAATTTGACGCCATAATAATCGGGAGCGGAATAAATGGGATCTCGGCCGCGATACAGCTTCAGAAAAACGGCCTCAACACTCTCGTGACCGAGCAGGCGGCGGAAGCCGGAGGTTCTACAAGAACTGAAGCACTTACACTTGAAGGCTTTAAACATGATGTAGGCTCTGCCATACACCCTATGGCGTATGCTTCTCCATTCTTAAAAGGTCTGGATCTGGAATCACACGGTCTGGAATGGGTATTTCCGGAAATTGCCTTTTCGCATCCCTTCGCAGACGGCACGGCAATTTCCTGTTATGATGATCTTGAAAAAACATCGAATCAGCTTGGAGATGACAAGGCTGCATTTGAAAAACTCTTCCAACCTTTATTAGATAATTGGGAAGATCTTGAACATGATCTTTTAGGCCCTTTGGGAATCCCCGGGCATCCCCTGGAATTTCTAAAATTTGGCTTTAAGGCACTGCCGTCTGCAAAAATGCTGACAGAGCATTATTTTAAAAATGAAAAGACAAGGGCATTTTTCTATGGCGCCGCCGCACATTCCTGCCTGCCCATGGATAAGTTAGCCTCGTCATCTTTTGGACTTGTGCTGAGCATTATGGCTTTAAAATATAACTGGCCATTTCCAAAAGGCGGTGCCTCTGAACTCATAAAGGCTCTGATCTCATATTACAGATCTATAGGTGGTAAAATTGGATACAATCGAAAGGTAAGATCTATTAAAGAACTTCCAAGATCTGAAACCTATCTGTTTGATCTC containing:
- a CDS encoding endonuclease/exonuclease/phosphatase family protein; protein product: MELTYYILTGIIVVCSLLPFVTDQHWAFRVWEFGRIQLLFLQLVVLGLAFLLIEEQDAIFWVLQALLMALIIYNIIILVPYTTLYKRNKTSEVKKHSRSISILSANVYQFNTNYHELLELIAEVDPDVVLTMESNKDWEQAMKGLEQDYPNFKKVGLENTYGMHFYTRLKTRKLKVNYFTADDLPSIEAELETEGGSKFTLFGVHPPPPSPTEEDNSKERDAELLSVARKVQETKGPVVVVGDFNNVAWAKSSILFRKTSELIDPRIGRGFVSTFHASYRLLRFPIDLFFHTTDIFIEEFKTLRHISSDHLPLFSKFYINYSEDIQEEEIESLEEGQHEEVDEMIEEGIKEESDRPEIATE
- a CDS encoding sensor histidine kinase; this translates as MIIPDTPVNEKERLQALHELEILDTESEETFDNIVELAASVCNVPVSLITLVDDDRQWFKSKIGTKLCDSERNKAYCSHAILKPHELTVVEDATTDERFSENPLALDSGNRIKFYAGMPILNSDGLPLGTLCVIDEEPRSISSSQRKMLKKLAKQVEVLIDLRNKNALLENVKDDLNDHNRVLKDFAGLVSHDLKMPLANMVLTADILKKRLSPKLDQQDIDHLDYLKNSGLRLSDYITDVLNYYDSGKLLYETSEEFDIHELLEHIIDLLNLTQDCVINLPEENQSIICNRAALTQIYINLLSNSFKYNDKERIQIDLGYRESATHYIFYVKDNGIGIPQDRQTEIFNLFSTLDQGDRYGKSGNGIGLSTVKKIVQRLGGKITVDSKEGEGATFTFTVKK
- a CDS encoding SDR family oxidoreductase → MNTANKILIAGATGDLGLEIVKLLHEKGYRLRLITRSEEGVRKLSKYSDDIWKVDAAENREDLKGIGENIDVFISALGKSLSLFRPNNDDFIKSDFIANKNILDAIKDSGISRILYVSIKGADTAEDFEIAKAHKLFEEEIQASGISHSIVRPVGLYSGLNDLAIMAKRQVIPIVGDGKAETNSIHHRDLAKLIVDLTDEGPEIIEPGGPLIHTRLEMAEMLKEKIGGKILQIPEPMAEIGMLLPDFLDSELGDKLDYYKYVTTVDMIGEKIGTITYREYLEELDIKELP
- a CDS encoding phytoene desaturase family protein, translated to MEYEFDAIIIGSGINGISAAIQLQKNGLNTLVTEQAAEAGGSTRTEALTLEGFKHDVGSAIHPMAYASPFLKGLDLESHGLEWVFPEIAFSHPFADGTAISCYDDLEKTSNQLGDDKAAFEKLFQPLLDNWEDLEHDLLGPLGIPGHPLEFLKFGFKALPSAKMLTEHYFKNEKTRAFFYGAAAHSCLPMDKLASSSFGLVLSIMALKYNWPFPKGGASELIKALISYYRSIGGKIGYNRKVRSIKELPRSETYLFDLTPKQLLEIEGTEFSSLYKKRMSAYKYGPGVFKMDWALKAPIPFLNEDCRKAGTIHIGLSTEEIEQSEKLVDLGKMYDKPYVLLAQHSRFDNTRAPDNMHTAWAYCHVPHGCDDDQTKLIEDQIERVAPGFKELILARSTKNASALNRFNPNIIGGDINGGKQDISQLFTRPIAKLSPYATSNKRIYICSSSTPPGGGVHGMCGFHAAQKVLKDHFSV